A portion of the Clostridium gelidum genome contains these proteins:
- a CDS encoding methyl-accepting chemotaxis protein codes for MSWFNELKIKNKISMVFIVIIAMESILFTVAYKGMGNITSIKELQNNMIIFLLFFIIITIALGLLLINLICKPMKKLNSIAKSIQNGNFNEYIDVEANDEIGELANSFKIILKNINNLVDDSNLILKSVKKGDFDINLDKSKYNGAWKEISENNLTTTNIFIKNIKTTSDYISKISNGEISNKYNQEEVGEFNIAKNNINQLIDNLNAFIGDIHWFKETIKKGNTRDKIDISKFQGIYKDIVESINDTTWVSMDVFIKLFEVLKAYSKGDFSVELEKFPGRYGLVNEHVEDLRQNLLNISKEQINIANEIKQGDLSKRVDASKFSGSWAEMIGGINGIIDAFVDPITITADYVKRIGNGEVPDKIEKIYHGEFNQIKNNLNLLVDTLNMFVKDVNWMNETFKLGNTRDKIDVSKFNGVYKQMAQSVNDGMWISVEALIKIFAVLKSYSEGDFSVELEKLPGRYGIANESLNNLKINILKVVAEEIRVLEAAADGNLQIRGESEEFTGSFKELINIINKAIDAFGKPIREIDNALNEMAKGNLDIDVENSYSGDYASIINALNSSIQTINEVFTDINISANDVAVGSSQVSDGSQALSQGATEQASAIEQLTSSITEVAAQTKENAINANQAKDLALKVKENAEEGNRHMSEMLKSMSEINESSANISKIIKVIDEIAFQTNILALNAAVEAARAGQHGKGFAVVAEEVRNLAARSANAAKETTALIEGSIKKSEKGTEIANETAKALYEIVGGVSKAATLVAEIAASSNEQATGISQINLGIEQVSQVVQTNSATAEESAAASEELSSQSELLKERVSSFKLKNSNENFGSSLNNGSKNYKNKQYYSRENNVAFKEVAVTSNKPKIALSDKEFGKY; via the coding sequence ATGAGTTGGTTTAATGAGTTGAAAATAAAAAATAAAATTAGTATGGTTTTTATAGTTATAATTGCAATGGAGAGTATCTTGTTTACTGTAGCTTATAAAGGTATGGGAAACATAACGTCTATAAAAGAATTACAAAATAATATGATTATATTTTTATTGTTTTTCATTATTATTACAATAGCGTTAGGCTTACTACTAATAAATTTAATTTGTAAACCTATGAAAAAACTTAATAGTATTGCTAAGAGCATTCAAAATGGTAATTTCAATGAATACATAGATGTAGAGGCCAATGATGAAATTGGCGAATTAGCTAATTCATTTAAAATAATATTAAAAAATATAAACAATTTAGTTGATGATTCTAATTTGATATTAAAATCTGTTAAAAAAGGAGATTTTGATATAAACTTGGATAAGTCAAAATATAATGGTGCATGGAAAGAGATATCTGAAAATAATTTAACAACTACAAATATATTTATAAAAAATATAAAAACAACTTCAGATTATATAAGTAAGATAAGTAACGGAGAAATCTCTAATAAGTATAACCAAGAAGAAGTTGGAGAATTTAATATTGCTAAAAATAATATTAATCAGCTCATTGATAATTTGAATGCCTTTATAGGTGATATACACTGGTTTAAGGAAACTATTAAAAAAGGGAATACAAGAGATAAAATAGATATTTCAAAATTCCAAGGCATTTATAAGGACATAGTTGAAAGTATAAATGATACAACATGGGTATCCATGGATGTGTTTATAAAATTGTTTGAAGTACTTAAAGCATACTCAAAAGGAGATTTTTCAGTTGAACTTGAAAAATTCCCAGGTAGATATGGATTAGTAAATGAACATGTGGAAGATTTAAGACAAAATCTATTAAATATATCTAAAGAACAAATTAATATAGCTAATGAAATTAAACAAGGAGATTTGTCTAAAAGAGTAGATGCATCTAAATTTAGTGGTTCATGGGCTGAAATGATTGGTGGAATTAATGGAATAATAGATGCATTTGTTGATCCTATAACTATAACAGCTGATTACGTAAAGAGAATAGGTAATGGTGAGGTACCAGATAAGATTGAAAAAATATATCATGGTGAATTCAACCAAATAAAGAACAATTTAAATTTATTAGTAGATACTTTAAATATGTTTGTAAAAGATGTAAATTGGATGAATGAAACCTTTAAATTAGGTAATACAAGAGATAAAATAGATGTTTCAAAGTTCAATGGGGTATATAAACAAATGGCACAAAGTGTAAATGATGGAATGTGGATATCTGTAGAAGCATTAATCAAAATATTTGCCGTATTAAAATCCTATTCAGAAGGCGATTTTTCAGTTGAACTTGAAAAGTTACCTGGAAGATATGGTATCGCAAATGAAAGTTTAAATAATCTAAAAATTAACATCCTTAAAGTTGTAGCAGAAGAGATACGAGTTCTTGAAGCAGCAGCAGATGGTAATTTACAAATTAGGGGTGAAAGTGAAGAATTTACTGGAAGCTTTAAAGAACTTATAAATATAATAAATAAAGCTATAGATGCTTTTGGTAAACCTATAAGGGAAATAGATAACGCTTTAAATGAAATGGCAAAGGGAAACTTGGATATAGATGTTGAAAATTCTTATAGCGGTGACTATGCAAGTATAATAAATGCATTAAATTCGTCAATACAAACAATTAATGAAGTGTTTACTGATATAAATATATCTGCAAATGATGTGGCAGTAGGATCAAGTCAAGTTTCAGATGGTAGCCAAGCACTATCTCAAGGAGCTACAGAACAAGCAAGTGCCATAGAACAATTGACATCTTCTATAACAGAAGTAGCAGCACAGACTAAGGAAAATGCTATTAATGCAAATCAAGCTAAGGATCTTGCTCTTAAGGTAAAGGAAAATGCAGAGGAAGGCAATAGACATATGAGTGAAATGCTTAAATCTATGAGTGAAATAAATGAATCTTCTGCCAATATTTCAAAAATAATAAAAGTAATAGATGAAATAGCTTTCCAAACTAATATTCTTGCACTTAATGCAGCAGTGGAAGCAGCTAGAGCAGGTCAACATGGTAAAGGCTTTGCAGTAGTTGCAGAAGAAGTAAGAAACTTAGCAGCAAGAAGTGCAAATGCAGCTAAAGAAACTACAGCACTTATTGAAGGTTCTATAAAGAAATCTGAAAAAGGTACTGAAATTGCAAATGAAACAGCAAAAGCTTTATATGAAATAGTAGGTGGAGTGTCAAAAGCAGCAACTCTTGTAGCAGAAATAGCAGCATCTTCGAATGAACAAGCTACTGGTATTTCACAAATAAACCTTGGAATTGAACAAGTATCACAAGTTGTTCAAACAAATTCAGCAACAGCAGAAGAAAGCGCAGCAGCTAGTGAGGAACTTTCAAGTCAATCAGAATTACTTAAAGAGAGAGTGTCTAGTTTTAAACTTAAAAATAGTAATGAGAATTTTGGTAGTTCATTAAATAATGGCTCTAAAAATTATAAAAATAAACAATATTACAGTAGAGAAAATAATGTTGCTTTTAAAGAAGTAGCAGTTACATCCAATAAACCTAAAATAGCATTAAGCGATAAAGAGTTTGGTAAATATTAA
- a CDS encoding CheR family methyltransferase: MINIKENEFIELTKFLKNNYGINLTHKKNLIEGRLNNVLIEKGCNSFREYLDYVYADITKNELTTLINKLTTNHTFFMREQEHFQFFKNQVLPSLATTVKNRDLRIWSAGCSSGEEPYTLAMIMEDYFAQEKSLWDKKILATDISVNVLKTADKGIYSVEGLEKMSESWKLNYFNKIDNDTYRIDSKLKNEVIFRVFNLMDEFPFKRKFHVIFCRNVMIYFDQETKDRLIRKFYDMTEVGGYLFIGLSEALNKTENPYKYIMPSVYRKG; encoded by the coding sequence ATGATTAATATAAAAGAAAATGAATTTATAGAACTTACTAAGTTTTTAAAGAATAATTATGGAATAAATTTAACCCATAAAAAAAATCTTATTGAAGGAAGATTGAATAACGTTCTTATTGAAAAAGGGTGTAATAGTTTTAGAGAATACCTCGATTATGTTTACGCAGATATTACAAAAAATGAATTGACAACACTAATTAATAAACTGACTACAAATCATACTTTCTTTATGAGAGAACAAGAACATTTTCAATTCTTTAAGAATCAGGTATTACCATCTTTGGCTACTACAGTTAAAAATAGAGATTTAAGAATATGGAGTGCAGGCTGTTCGTCAGGTGAAGAACCATATACTCTTGCAATGATAATGGAAGATTATTTTGCACAAGAAAAAAGTTTATGGGATAAGAAAATTTTAGCAACAGACATATCTGTTAATGTTCTCAAAACAGCAGATAAAGGTATATATAGTGTGGAAGGTTTAGAAAAAATGTCGGAAAGTTGGAAATTAAATTATTTTAATAAAATAGATAATGATACGTATAGAATAGATTCAAAATTAAAAAACGAAGTTATTTTTAGGGTATTTAATCTAATGGATGAATTTCCTTTTAAAAGAAAGTTCCATGTTATATTTTGTAGAAATGTTATGATTTATTTTGATCAAGAAACAAAGGATAGGCTTATAAGAAAATTTTATGACATGACTGAGGTAGGAGGATATCTGTTTATTGGGCTTTCAGAAGCTCTTAATAAAACAGAAAATCCATATAAATATATAATGCCTTCAGTTTACAGGAAAGGATAG
- a CDS encoding protein-glutamate methylesterase/protein-glutamine glutaminase yields MYARKRVKVLVVDDSLLFREAVARGLSNDRGIEVVGTASNPFEARDLIIELEPDVLTLDIEMPRMNGIEFLEKLMPQYPMPVVVVSALSDKVFEALNAGAVDFVTKPTGVNGLDGFINELIVKVKISSVAKVSHHKNDYRNNVLNTNTNIIKKDVIIAIGASTGGTEAIADIISALPIEMPGIVIVQHMPPVFTKMYAERLNASCKMEVKEAETGDEIISGRVLIAPGDKHLKINKKGNSYIVECFNGDKVNGHKPSVDVLFNSVAEKVGRSAIGIILTGMGYDGAKGLLNMKQKGAITIGQDEKSCVVYGMPKVAYDIGAVLKQVSLKNIPQAIYSIINKR; encoded by the coding sequence ATGTATGCACGTAAAAGGGTAAAAGTGCTTGTGGTAGATGATTCTTTATTATTTAGAGAGGCAGTAGCAAGAGGACTAAGTAATGATAGAGGGATTGAGGTTGTAGGTACAGCTTCAAACCCATTTGAAGCACGGGATCTAATTATAGAACTGGAGCCTGACGTGCTCACTCTTGATATTGAAATGCCAAGAATGAATGGAATAGAATTCTTGGAAAAATTAATGCCTCAGTATCCTATGCCAGTTGTGGTAGTAAGTGCTTTAAGTGATAAAGTATTTGAAGCATTAAATGCAGGTGCAGTTGATTTTGTAACAAAACCAACTGGAGTAAATGGACTTGATGGATTTATCAATGAATTGATTGTAAAAGTAAAAATATCTTCAGTAGCAAAGGTTAGTCATCATAAAAATGATTATAGAAATAATGTATTAAATACTAATACCAATATAATTAAAAAGGATGTAATTATTGCAATTGGAGCTTCAACAGGTGGCACAGAAGCAATTGCTGATATAATTAGTGCTCTCCCAATAGAAATGCCAGGAATTGTAATTGTGCAGCATATGCCACCAGTATTTACTAAGATGTATGCAGAAAGGTTAAATGCTTCTTGTAAAATGGAAGTAAAGGAAGCAGAAACTGGAGATGAAATTATTTCTGGTAGAGTTTTAATTGCACCTGGTGATAAACATTTAAAAATAAATAAAAAAGGAAATTCATATATAGTGGAATGTTTTAATGGTGATAAAGTTAATGGTCATAAACCTTCTGTAGATGTTTTATTTAATTCTGTGGCAGAAAAGGTAGGTAGATCGGCTATTGGAATAATATTGACTGGCATGGGTTATGATGGAGCTAAAGGTCTTTTAAATATGAAACAAAAAGGTGCTATAACAATAGGACAAGATGAAAAATCGTGTGTAGTTTATGGGATGCCAAAAGTAGCTTATGATATTGGTGCAGTATTAAAACAAGTTTCTTTGAAAAATATACCTCAGGCAATTTATTCTATTATTAATAAAAGGTGA
- a CDS encoding PAS domain-containing hybrid sensor histidine kinase/response regulator produces MQSKKTDLEMVMDYMPAVIIITDENLMIRYHNTPPNNIFDRNFNENMDMGPGDYINCVNSFLSPRGCGNSTACNDCKIRKTIKDTIRTLIPSEYIEIQHTILENNISKKVWFKIKTIPIVKAGNNQILVVITDITEYKKMENESITLNNFYHSLIKYFPEMLWKIDVDKKYVYFNENWEQLTGQTAEKLMEENCIIGMHPDDVENHCKKLAEVYEDNNAFEIEYRLKTRSGKYSNILSRGNPIYSKNGQFSGFVGIDIDITKSKKTNKELIRLKNVSEEANKAKSEFLANMSHEIRTPLNGIIGMTDLTLSTDLTEEQRENLDVVKNCAHTLLSLINNVLDLSKIEAEKVIIEEIDFDIKILIQRVIYTNLVKANENYVQLHYSIDEEVPQILIGDAYRLEQILNNLISNAVKFTDGGIVILKVNKISNINEILEIQFIVEDTGIGISKDEMKLLFKSFTQVDGSITRKYGGTGLGLTISKNLVELMGGRIEVDSKKGSGSKFYFTIKLEEAKGIILKSKLKVSSTKDLKNDSILLVEDNNINKIVIKKMLQEIGYSSIKTASNGFEALKLIDGYNFDIILMDIEMPELDGIETTQIIRENEKKSGKHIPIIAVTAYALKGDREKFLSKGMDEYISKPIDINELSETLDRTQNNSCNNNTNIISSYLKSNIDDSENDIVELSKEIKKNLLDLVGELNSYFKVGKERSKNYDEIERIAHYIKIKSEGNDLKNIKTLAFKIELASRKKDDINIQTNLYKIYSILKCDI; encoded by the coding sequence GTGCAGAGTAAAAAAACTGATTTAGAAATGGTTATGGACTATATGCCTGCAGTAATTATTATTACAGATGAAAATTTAATGATAAGATATCATAATACACCTCCCAATAATATTTTTGATAGAAATTTTAATGAAAATATGGATATGGGACCAGGGGACTATATAAATTGCGTTAATAGTTTTCTTTCACCTAGAGGATGCGGGAATAGTACTGCGTGTAATGACTGCAAAATAAGAAAAACAATTAAGGATACTATAAGGACTTTGATTCCAAGTGAGTATATTGAAATTCAACATACTATATTAGAGAATAATATATCTAAAAAGGTATGGTTTAAAATTAAAACAATTCCAATTGTAAAAGCTGGAAATAATCAAATTTTAGTGGTTATTACGGATATTACAGAATATAAGAAAATGGAAAATGAAAGTATAACTTTAAATAACTTTTATCATTCGCTTATAAAATATTTTCCGGAGATGTTATGGAAAATAGATGTAGATAAAAAATATGTTTATTTTAATGAAAATTGGGAGCAATTAACAGGACAAACTGCAGAAAAGTTAATGGAAGAAAATTGCATAATAGGTATGCACCCTGATGATGTTGAAAATCATTGCAAAAAATTGGCGGAAGTCTATGAGGATAATAACGCATTTGAAATTGAATACAGATTAAAAACACGATCGGGGAAATATAGCAATATTTTAAGTCGAGGTAATCCTATTTATAGTAAAAATGGTCAGTTTTCAGGATTTGTAGGAATAGATATTGATATTACAAAAAGTAAAAAGACAAATAAAGAGCTTATTAGACTTAAGAACGTATCAGAAGAAGCCAACAAAGCTAAAAGTGAGTTTCTAGCAAATATGAGCCATGAAATAAGAACTCCACTTAATGGAATAATAGGTATGACTGATTTAACATTGTCAACTGATCTTACAGAAGAACAAAGAGAAAATTTAGACGTTGTAAAAAACTGTGCTCATACTTTGCTTTCTTTAATAAATAATGTTTTAGATTTGTCAAAAATTGAAGCAGAAAAAGTTATTATTGAAGAGATAGACTTTGATATAAAGATTCTTATTCAAAGGGTTATATATACTAATTTAGTTAAGGCTAATGAAAATTATGTTCAATTACATTATAGTATTGATGAAGAAGTTCCTCAAATATTAATTGGAGATGCATATCGACTTGAGCAAATTTTAAATAATTTAATATCAAATGCTGTTAAATTTACAGATGGCGGAATTGTAATATTGAAGGTAAATAAAATAAGTAATATTAATGAAATTTTAGAAATTCAATTTATAGTTGAAGATACTGGCATTGGCATTAGTAAAGATGAAATGAAGCTTTTATTCAAAAGTTTTACTCAAGTTGATGGATCAATAACAAGGAAATATGGAGGCACGGGACTTGGACTTACAATTTCTAAAAATCTTGTGGAATTAATGGGTGGACGTATTGAAGTTGACAGTAAAAAAGGTAGTGGTAGTAAATTTTATTTTACTATTAAGTTAGAAGAAGCAAAAGGTATTATATTGAAATCAAAATTGAAAGTGAGTAGTACTAAAGATTTAAAAAATGACAGTATATTGCTAGTAGAAGATAATAATATAAATAAAATAGTAATTAAGAAAATGTTACAAGAAATAGGTTATAGTAGCATAAAAACTGCATCAAACGGCTTTGAAGCATTAAAGTTAATAGATGGTTATAATTTTGATATTATTTTAATGGATATTGAAATGCCAGAATTAGATGGAATTGAAACAACTCAAATTATTAGAGAAAATGAAAAAAAATCAGGTAAGCATATTCCTATTATAGCTGTCACTGCATATGCTTTAAAAGGTGATAGAGAAAAATTTCTATCTAAGGGTATGGATGAGTATATATCAAAACCAATAGATATAAATGAGCTTAGTGAAACGTTAGATAGAACTCAAAATAATAGTTGTAATAATAATACAAATATTATTAGCTCTTATTTAAAAAGTAATATAGATGATAGTGAAAATGATATTGTAGAGTTGTCTAAAGAAATTAAGAAGAATTTATTAGATTTGGTAGGAGAGCTAAATTCATACTTCAAAGTAGGAAAAGAAAGATCTAAGAATTATGATGAAATTGAAAGAATAGCTCACTATATAAAAATAAAATCAGAGGGAAATGATTTAAAGAATATAAAAACTTTAGCTTTTAAAATTGAACTTGCATCAAGAAAAAAGGATGATATTAATATACAAACTAATTTATATAAAATTTATAGTATATTAAAATGTGATATTTAG
- a CDS encoding response regulator — MKILIVEDDLSSRKFLYKFMSNYGDCDITVDGMEGLDAYLMALDEGEHYDLICLDIMMPKVDGVKVLKTIREMEKQRGIEGERKVKIIMTTALNDVDLVKNSFDSGCEVYANKPIDIKKLENVMEKLNFKKKI; from the coding sequence ATGAAAATATTAATTGTGGAAGATGATTTGTCAAGTAGAAAATTTTTGTATAAATTTATGTCTAATTATGGTGATTGTGATATTACTGTAGATGGTATGGAAGGATTGGATGCTTATTTAATGGCATTAGATGAAGGGGAACATTATGATTTAATATGCTTAGATATTATGATGCCTAAGGTAGATGGAGTAAAAGTTTTGAAAACTATTCGAGAAATGGAAAAGCAGAGGGGTATTGAAGGCGAGAGAAAGGTAAAGATAATAATGACTACAGCATTAAATGATGTAGATTTAGTTAAAAATTCTTTTGATAGTGGTTGTGAGGTATATGCTAATAAACCTATTGATATAAAAAAACTAGAGAATGTAATGGAGAAACTAAATTTTAAAAAGAAGATATAA
- a CDS encoding CheR family methyltransferase, which produces MAFTYFFRDLQTLEVIRDYALPYLSSKQYINIWDAGCAMGQEPYSLSMILCENLGYMYFRNVEILATDIDESNLFENIISEGSYPEEQIQRIPKDIFNAYFKPDDKDGYFKLNEEIRKSVTFQKHDLLSLSPPKKDFGLIICKNVLLHFNEEQRIKVIKMYYDSLIEGGYLAMEQTQKLPKEVQHLFEPVVSNAQVFKKR; this is translated from the coding sequence ATGGCATTCACTTATTTTTTTAGAGATCTTCAGACGCTAGAGGTAATAAGAGATTATGCGCTACCATATTTAAGTTCTAAACAATATATAAATATATGGGATGCAGGATGTGCTATGGGGCAGGAACCGTATTCTCTTTCGATGATTTTATGCGAGAACTTAGGATATATGTATTTTAGAAATGTTGAAATACTGGCTACAGATATAGATGAAAGCAATTTATTTGAAAATATAATATCAGAAGGTTCTTATCCAGAAGAACAAATACAACGTATTCCTAAAGATATATTTAATGCGTATTTTAAACCTGATGATAAAGATGGATATTTTAAATTAAATGAAGAAATAAGAAAATCAGTAACTTTCCAAAAGCATGATTTACTTTCATTAAGTCCACCTAAGAAAGATTTTGGGCTTATAATATGTAAAAATGTACTTTTACATTTTAACGAAGAACAAAGGATAAAGGTTATAAAAATGTATTATGATTCACTTATAGAGGGTGGATATCTAGCTATGGAGCAGACACAGAAACTTCCAAAGGAAGTACAACATTTGTTTGAACCTGTTGTATCTAATGCTCAAGTATTTAAGAAAAGATGA